GGGCTGGCCGACGGCGAGCAGGCCGAGCGCACCCTGGCCGAGGCGCTGGCGGCGGGCGTACCGGCGCTGGTGGACGCCGACGGGCTGCGGCTGCTGGCCCGGCTGCACGGCAGCCCGGCGCTGCGCGGGGTCGACCTGCTGCTCACCCCGCACGCCGGGGAGGCGGTGGCCCTGCTCGCCGGGGCCGGGGTGACCGCGACCCGGGAGCAGGTGGAGGCGGCCCGGCTGGAGCACGCCCGGCGGATCGCCGCGCTCTACGGCTGCACGGTGCTGCTCAAGGGCTCCACCACGGTGGTCGCCGGCCCCGACCCGGCCGCCCCGGTCCGGGTCAACCCCACCGGCACGCCGTGGCTGGCGACCGCGGGCTCCGGCGACGTCCTCTCCGGGTTGGCCGGCGCGCTGCTGGCGAGCGGGCTGTCGCCGCTGGACGCCGGCAGCGTCGCGGCGTATCTGCACGGCCTGGCGGGAAGGATCGCCTCGGCGGGGGAGCGGTCACCGGTCACCGCCACCGAAGTGGCCGCCGCGCTGCCGGCGGCCTGGCGCGGGGTCGCCGAGCAGGGCCCTGCGCGCGCCGCGACCTGATGGACCCTCAGGCAGGTCAGTATCCAATGTGAGGCTGCTCACAGATTCCGTTGGAGAAGGAGAGGGTGACGTGACGTTGAACGGACTGCCGTCGGGGGCGGCCGGTCGGTGCGCGGTCGGTGCGCGGAGGGTGGCGGCGTTGGCCGCCGCCGTAGTGCTGCTCGGCACCGGCTGCGCCGAGGCCTCGGCGCACTCGGGCACCGGAGCCCGGGCCGCGGCGCGCACCCGGTCGAACGACGGCGCCGCCGTCACGGCCGGTTCCGGCACCGGGGCGGCCACCGCCCTCGCCGGTGCCTCCGCCGCCGCCGGGGTGGAGCCCTCGGTGACCGCCGGGGCCTCGGTCGGCGCGGCAGCCAGGGCCCCGGCCGGCGCCTCCACCGCCGCCGCCTCCGCCGCCCCGACCGCCGTCGCCGTCCAGCACGCGGCTCAACTCGCCACCGCCAAGGGCCCCGACGCGGCCGGGAAGTGCCCCACCACCATGGGCAGGATCGCCTGCGTGGACCTCACCCGGCAGCTGATGTGGGTCCAGGTCGGCAGCCGGGTGATCTTCGGCCCGGTGCACGTCCGCACCGGCCGGGCCGGGTACGTCACCCGGGACGGCCTGTGGCACGTCTACCTCCGGAACGCGGACCAGTGGTCCTCGCTCTACGACGTGGCCATGCCCTACAGCCAGTTCTTCTCCGGCGGCGAGGCCTTCCACGGCCTGAACGGCGAGTCCATGTCGGCCCCGCCCGGCTCCCACGGCTGCGTCAACATGAACACCTGGGACGCCCGCACCCTCTGGGGAATCCTCAGGACGGGCGACCCGGTCGAGATCTTCGGGCGCAAGCCCGGCACCTGACCGGATCGGCCTCCGGCACCCCGTCCCGCTCCACGCCGACCGGGAGGTTGTCCTCCCGGCGGCGTGGTCTGGGACACTGATCGGCAATGGAATCTGCGATGCGTGCCGAAGCTGTGGTCGACCTGGCGGCGCTGCGGGGGAACATCCGTGCTCTCCGTGCCCGTACCGGACCGGCCGACGTCATGTCCGTGGTCAAGGCCGACGCCTATGGCCACGGCATGGTCCCGTGTGCCCGCGCGGCCCTGGAGGCAGGCGCGACCTGGCTCGGCACCGCGACCCCGGACGAGGCGCTGGCCCTGCGCGCCGCCGGGATCACCGCCGAACAGGCCCGGGTGCTGTGCTGGCTGTGGACCCCGGACGCGCCCTGGGAACGGACCGTCGAGGCCGGGATCGACATCTCGGTCAGCGGCGGCTGGGCACTCGACCGGGTGCTGGCGGCGGTCCGGGCCACCGGCCGCTCGGCCAGGATCCACCTCAAGGCCGACACCGGCCTGGGCCGCAACGGCGCCCAGCCGCACGACTGGCCCGAGCTGGTGGCGGCGGCCCGCGCCGCCGAGGCCGAGGGCCTGGTCGCGGTCACCGGCCTGTGGTCCCACTTCGCCTGCGCCGACGAGCCCGGCCACCCCTCCGTCCCGGCCCAGCTGACCCGCTTCCGCGAGGCCCTGGCCGTGGCCGAGGCCGCCGGGCTGCGGCCCGAGGTCCGGCACCTCGCCAACTCCCCGGCCACCCTGCTGCTGCCGGAGTCCCACTTCGACCTGGTCCGGACCGGCCTCGCCCAGTACGGCCTGTCCCCGGTCCCCGAGGTCGGCGGACCGGACGACTACGGGCTGCGCCCGGTGATGACCCTCCAGGCGCAGCTCGCCAGTGTGAAGCAGGTCCCGGCCGGACACGGCGTCAGCTACGGTCACAGCTACACCACCCCGACCGACACCACGCTCGCGCTGGTCCCGCTCGGCTACGCCGACGGCGTCCCCCGGCACGCCAGCTCCACCGGACCGGTCCTGATCGGCGGCAAGTGGCGGACCGTCGCCGGGCGGGTGGCGATGGACCAGTTCGTGGTCGACCTGGGCGGCGACCGGGCCGAGGTCGGCGACACCGTCGTCCTCTTCGGCCCCGGCGACCGGGGCGAGCCCACGGCCGAGGACTGGGCCCGCGCCTGCGGCACCATCTCCTACGAGATCATCACCAGGATCGGCGCCCGGGTGCCCCGGCGGTACGTCGGCGGCAGCGCCGCCGACCCGGTCGAGGGGGGTGGCGACGGATGAGCGCGGACGAGGGCCGGTCGGTCGCCGCCGAGGCGGTGCAGCAGGTCAGGGCGGTCACCGCGGCGGCCGGCGAGGTCGTCAGCGACATGGCCGAGGGCCGCTGGCGCCGGGCCGGGCTGG
The Streptacidiphilus albus JL83 genome window above contains:
- a CDS encoding L,D-transpeptidase — encoded protein: MTLNGLPSGAAGRCAVGARRVAALAAAVVLLGTGCAEASAHSGTGARAAARTRSNDGAAVTAGSGTGAATALAGASAAAGVEPSVTAGASVGAAARAPAGASTAAASAAPTAVAVQHAAQLATAKGPDAAGKCPTTMGRIACVDLTRQLMWVQVGSRVIFGPVHVRTGRAGYVTRDGLWHVYLRNADQWSSLYDVAMPYSQFFSGGEAFHGLNGESMSAPPGSHGCVNMNTWDARTLWGILRTGDPVEIFGRKPGT
- the alr gene encoding alanine racemase → MRAEAVVDLAALRGNIRALRARTGPADVMSVVKADAYGHGMVPCARAALEAGATWLGTATPDEALALRAAGITAEQARVLCWLWTPDAPWERTVEAGIDISVSGGWALDRVLAAVRATGRSARIHLKADTGLGRNGAQPHDWPELVAAARAAEAEGLVAVTGLWSHFACADEPGHPSVPAQLTRFREALAVAEAAGLRPEVRHLANSPATLLLPESHFDLVRTGLAQYGLSPVPEVGGPDDYGLRPVMTLQAQLASVKQVPAGHGVSYGHSYTTPTDTTLALVPLGYADGVPRHASSTGPVLIGGKWRTVAGRVAMDQFVVDLGGDRAEVGDTVVLFGPGDRGEPTAEDWARACGTISYEIITRIGARVPRRYVGGSAADPVEGGGDG